GATGTCAGTGTGTTATGGTTGCTAAGAATTCAGAAATATGATGTACTATGAACAGAGTGTATATATTACTGGGAACTATACaatcaaatagaaaatagatGAAAGAATAAGTATCATTAGCATAAATAACAAATACTGAGAAATTAAGTATGAATCTATTGTGTTTGAGACATTGCACTTCATCTTTCTTGCATTCCTACATAAAGCTAAAGATATAATTAATTCATCTTTGCAAACACCTAGAATTGGTTCTTGACTACTTGGCAGTGGTATGGTGAGTATCACAATGATAAGAAAATGGAACTTAAAGGGAGAGCTCTGCCAGTGACTTCTTGACTTCCTGTCTGCTCTGGACTGGGGGCACCCTCTTTTTGGGTGAGTGGCACTTAGTCCTGGCAGTACCACCCCTGGGTTATTGGGGTTGTGGAGAATCAGCATGGAGCCAAGGTTTCGTAATCACACGGATCTGCTTTCAAATCCTGCCCCTACCaattaccagctgtgtgactgtgggcttATTTCTTAACCATTCCAGACTTCAgtttctgatctgtaaaatggggtcaaAAATACCTGCATTGTAGGATTGCTATAAGATTATATGAAATccttagtacagtgcctggcacatagtaagcgctcaataaattgttattattattatatgaataAGCATTATGCAACCAGAATATGAGAGTTCGTGCCTATCTTTGCaaaattttcacattttgatACTTAATTTCCCTCAAATTAAGGTATGCATGATGGTTTTAAGATGAGAGAAGGaagtttaaaaatgagttttagtatttctttttgtttgctgaTGAGGGATACATGAAACAATAATTTGCTTGCCTGTAAGTTACTCCCTGATTTGCAGTGATTCTTCATGCTATAATATGGTTATCATTGCATAACATTTATTTGTGTAGTGACTAGAGGTAATCTCAGTTTTGGACATGGATATGTTCTTATTCTCTAGAAAATAATCCATCCACTTGTTTCCACTTTAAAGAAAATTAGGTAGCTGTGATATAGGGGTAAAGATAAAGCTAAATAGGACCTGTTTTTGCTTGACCACCAAGGTATTAGCTCAGCTGCCTTTTGAGAGAATTTGTGTAAGTCTATGTAATCTTACTAGGCTAGGAAAATTCCTCACAGCTGGCTTCTGAACTTCTTTGAATTTCATGTATTCTATGATGGCATTCAAGAAGTTTAAAATAGTGTTATTCAGAATGCTAAGTATTCATTATAACTGATGCTGTGTCTGCTGAGTGACAGAAATGTCACTGCCTTAATTCTAGCCCCCACTACCACTTACCTACATAACTGTATTAGCCTCACATCCCAACCCTTTAAGTGTTTTAGCTTGGAGTATTAGGTGTTCTACTATATATATCTAGTAGTCTTTGCTATTCGGCACCTTGCTGCTCAACTGACTTTCCTTATGTACAGTTCTGATTCCAATACCTCCTTGTTCATAGACGTCTAATGACCACCCATTGTCTATATATTCCACTACTTGGTCTTTGGTCTTTAAATCATGCATGGCCTAGTTCCAGTGTACTTTCCCAGTTTTGTATGCCAGTGTTCTCTTTCATGTAATATATGTGATAGTTCCTGACTCCTCAGCCTTATCTAAGTACTAAGGGCCTTCAGCCCACAGCTCAAGTCTGATCCCTTAAGCTTGTCACTTAAGCTCTTTGTTACTTAAGAAATTACATATATTACCTGAAGCCAGGGTGCCTGGGAAGAGTCTACCAAGCTATAATCTTTTTCCTGTTCCCCTCCATAGATGTCCAGTCTGTAGGGGTAGGTTTCTTCTCTAATTTACTTAAGCTTCCAGCTTATTTAATTAAATCAGGACATCCTCATCGATCCTCAGCCCTGTTGGTTGGGCCCCTGAATGCAACCCATTTAATTTTGGCTCTAAATACAAGGCTCCCTGTTTGGGCAATTGTCCAAACAATTACCTAGAGATCTAAATTCTTAGGTTCTTGCCAGTTTCATCTCCTATCATTACAGCACATGATATTGTTATTTACCATTCGGCTTCAATTTTCTCTGCTTGTTCTCCATGTGAGAACAAGTTCTCTTGTTCTCTGCTTGTTCTCATATGTGAATGCTAGGCTGGAATGTACTTAACTTTACCATATCCTTGATTTGGCGTTAGAGCAGGGCATAGCAAATTAAGGCCCTTGGGCCAAATGCAGcccaaccatttttttttaagtaaagttttattgcagCACAGCCATCCCCATTCATTTACTTACTGTCCGTGACTGCACTACAATAggagagttgagtagttgcaacagagacaaTGTAACCTGTAAAGCCTTAAATATTTACTTCTGaacctttacagaaaatgtttgttgatcCCTGATCTAAAGCCAAGCAGTTCTCTCAACCTAGATACTGCATATTCTTTGATAATTTCCCATTCCCATCTTGTTAACTAATAAGGCCAGTTCATCGAGACTATGAAAATAGCTTCCAACCCATTCAAactatttgctttttcttgaatTTCCCTGCCTTCTCTTTCTCACCTTCCTAGAATACTATTTccttgtgttttgctttttagcAGAAGGGATGCAATAGTATTAAAGACTACAAGAGTAGTCTCATGATGtcttttaatttaatatctaGGCCCTAATACACAACTCTTTGAATATTGCTACTATCTTTCAGCATGACTTTCCAATACTATTAAGATTAGGCCTTTCTGTTCTTCAGTTTCTCTAACTCAAGTCTTCTAAGCTTCAAAGCTTCCAACATCTTTAATTGCCAGATCTTCCCAATATTATAACATCCATGCATTCCAGTCCCTGTCCTGCAGCATCTCCAATGCCCTTGTTTTCTAAACTTCCCAGTATTCAAGTTATTAAAAATTTAGGTCTTACTAATATCTCCAACAATCCATCTTCAAAGTCCAGGTCTTGTCTTTCAGGATTCAGAGTTCTAAATTACAAGTCTTCCATGGTCCTAATCCTCCAATGTCTCCTATATACAGGTGTTCTAGAGGCTATGTATCTCATAGTGTTAAGTCTAGATTCTTCAATGTCTTCCAGCACTTACATCacacagtttttacatttttaaatgtctcctaCATTCTAGTTTTACAGTGTATTTTTATTGCCAATTCCTCCAATGCCCAAGTCTTTTAATACCTGCAAGAACTAGGTCTTACAATTTTCAGGTACATCAATATCCTCAATGTCTGAATGAATAGACCTCTCAATATCCTGGTCTCATATTGTCCAGACTGCCAGTATTCTTGACGTCCAgcatctttaaaatttaattcttccAAACTGTCTTTTGACATAAATATGTCAGTATCCATGCTTACCAATGTCTCCCAAAATCCAGGGCTTCTCATTTTAGGATTTATAAATGTCTATATCTTGCTGTTGTTCATATCTGCCAGTATTTAGGAGTTCCAAGGTACAGGACTTACAATATCTCTAATTTCCAGAGATTTCACTGTCTATGACTTCCAATATTCAATATCCCAATGTTCAGGGCCTCCAGAATCGTCAATGTCCAGTGTAACCAATGTCTTCAGAATCCAAGGCTTGCAATGTCTCCAATATCCTGTGCTTACAATGTTTCCAATGTCCAGGGTTTCCAATGGCGCCAGTGTCAAGGTCTTCCAACAACTCCGGGTCTTCCAGCGACTTCAAGTCTTCCAACAATCTCAAGGTCTTCCAGATAATCCTGAGCTTCCAGAAAATCAACATCTTCCAGACAATCCATGTCTTCCGGACAATCCACGTCTTCCAAGAAGCTCCAAGTCTTCCAGTAAATCCAGTCTTCCAGCAATTATAGGTCTTCCACCAAATCCAGATCTTCCAGGAAAATCCACGTCTTCCAGAAAATACGTGTCTTCCAATAATTTCAAGGTCTTCCATCAAATACAGATCTTCCAGCTAATCCATGTCTTCCAGAAAAATCTACGTCTTCCACCAAATCCAAGTCTTCCAGTAAATCTAGTTCTTCCAGAAAAATCTAGATCTTCCAGTCAATCAGTGTCTTCCAGAAAGAAATCCAGGTCTTCCAGTCAGTCAGCGTCTTCCAGAAAAATCTATGTCTTCCACCAAATCCAGGTCTTCCAGTCAATCCACGTCTTCCGGAAAAAATCCAGGTCTTCCAGCCAATATATGTCTTCCTGAAGATCCACGTCTTCCTGAAAATCCATGTCTTCCAGAAAATCCATGTCTTCCAGTAACCTCCCAGTCTTCCAGTAACCTCCCAGTCTTCCAGAAAATCGGCGTCTTCCCAACAATCCAGGTCTTCCGGATAATTCGGGTCTTCCTGAAAATCTACATCTTCCAAAAAAGCCATGTCTTCCAGAAAATCCACGTCTTCCAATGGCCTCCAGGTCTTCCAGACTATCCATGTCTTCCAGAAAATCCTTGTCTTCCCTCAAATCCATAGCTTCCAAAAAATCCACGTCTTCCGGGAAATCTGTGTCTTCCAGCAAATCCACGTCTTCCAACAAAGCCATGTCTTCCAGACTATCCACGTCTTCCAGAAAATCCTTGTCTTCCCTCAAATCCATAGCTTCCGAAAAATCCAGGTCTTCCAGGAAATCTGTGTCTTCCAGCAAATCCATGTCTTCCAACAAAGCCATGTCTTCCATCAAATTAATGTCTTCCAGCCTACCTGTGTCTTCCAACAAAGGTACGTCTTCCAACAAAGGTACGTCTTCCAAGAAAGGTACGTCTTCCAAGAAAGGTACGTCTTCCAACAAAGGTACGTCTTCCAGAAAATCCATGTCTTCCAACCAAGCCATGTCTTCCAGAAAATCCACATCTTCCGGAAACTATATGTCTTCCAACTAAGCTACGTCTTCCAACAAATCCATGTCTTCCTGTATCTCCAGGTCTTCCAGCATCTCCAGGGCTTCCAGCATCTGCTCGTCTTCCAACATCTCCCCGTCTTCCAGCATCTCTGTGTCTTCCAGCATCTTCATGTCTTCCAACAACTACCCAGTCTTCCATCAACTGGCTCAATATCCGTGTCTTCCAACGTCTCCAGTGTGCTGATCTTCTAACATTCAGGTCTTCCAGTGTCTGCAATATCCAGGTATTCTAACATATTCTATAGTCCAGATCTTCCAACCTTTCCCCAGGTCCAGGCCTTTTCAAATCTAGGCTTCCCCTGTCTGAGCCTTCCCATGTTAAAATCACTCTACAGAAAAATCTTCCAACTCAACTATTTCTGCTTCTAGTTGAATTAGCTTCAAAAACATTTAATGGGACATTCCTCCTTATAGACTAGATCTTATGAACCAACTGTACTGCAGTTTGTGTTTTTTACAATTAGGAAATGTGTATTTAATctctacaacttttaaaaataatgtccaCAATAAAACTTCTGCAGAATAAACAAATAGGACTGCTGCAATAAATTTTACTACTTCACTAGTGCTTACAGTTTTTATACAGTTGACTATGTTTAGGTCtaagtgaaatttttatttaatgagaaaaattcaTGTTTAAGACTGGTATTTTAGGTAAAGTTAACATGTAGTgtattatttgtccattttaaatGATATCAATTTTTAGCGTTGGTCTTATGTGACcaaagaataatataataataataacaacaacactTAACATAGCATTTGCTAcgtccaggcactgttctaagatccttacatgcattaactcatttaatcttcacaacaacccatTGAAGCTAGGTACCatcattatccctattttacagatgaggaaactggcacACAGAGGTGAAGTAAATTGTCCATAGGACACAACTACTAAATAATGGAGCCGGACCTGGCTAGCCTGTTGTGAGAGTCCATGATTGTAACCATTATGTTGTGATATCTGCTGTTTAAAATCATGATAGAATGATGTGATCCAAAAATATTATACAATTCCATATACAAATGGTCTCGCTTGATCCTGTCACTGCCAGAGTCTATTTGTATGCACAGTTTTTATTCCCCAGCCAGCTACTACCATTCCCTTGGTCCTGTATATGGAAGTAGGTGCAAACACTTTCTGATACCATAAGGAAGCACTGAGTTCAATTACCCTTTGCTTCAGAATCATATTCATAGCTCCATGCTTTGAGTACTGGTGCTTGGAATTTATCTCTTCTATCTGTTTGAATCCCTTATTACTGACTGTTCTGCAGTTTGTACCTTACTATGTGGAGCACTTACCTTTAGTTTGTTTCTAACCTCCAGCATCTACCTGCTTCCTGGGTTCCTGACCACTGCGTTGTATCCAACTAATGGTAGCTACAACTCCTTAAATCACAGCATGCTAATCTAGAGAACTAACTACTTGGTTCTCTAAGTCTCAGCTCCCACCAGGTACCTTCAGCAATGTTGCTACCCAGGCCTCTGGCTGACGTGAAAACCATGAAAACCACATAATTAAATTTTTACAGTTAGGCAGGGACTCTCTAAAGATTTAAAATCATCTATAATGTAACAAAAAGGAACAATAATAATaccaattaaaatagaaatacctTCTGAATGTCTAATGATTTATACTTTATAGAGTGCTGtcacctcattcattcattcattcattcaacaaatatttattgagcgctAACTGTATGCCAGGTTTGTTTTGATAAAGCTTAAAATCATCTGTGGGAAACAAACAACGTACAGATAATCGAAAAATTACTTATCCATTGTAAGGCCATGAAGAAAAAGTAACTGAGAGTCTGGAAAATCAAGGAAAGCATTCCTAAAGAAGTAATATTTATTGTGACTCTGAAGAATCTGTATTCTGATTTGGTTCTCACAATATAGCCTTGTgacttaaataaaaaagatttttatatatCAGTTTTACTAATCTGAGTGCTAACAATAGCCATGGGACCCAGCTGTTTTGACCTCTTTGTTTTCCCTGCTACTCATTTtgccttaaaatatatatgaagtactattggaaaatatatatcaagggatataaaaatatactttttggtTTAGTATATTCCACTTCAAGGAATCCATCCAAGGAAATTATCTGAAATGTGGATAATTCAtgcacaaagatactcctcacaTAGTTATTTGGtgtagtgaaaaacagaaaaaccttaATCTAACATTAAGGGAATGACTAAGTAAATGTGCCATGTACCTATGATGGAATATTCTTCCGTTAAAATACTGTGGCATATTCATTTTATAAGTTAAGTgaaaaatcagcatacaaggttACATAAAGTGTGATggcaactatttaaaaatatataatcaatgaCAAATGACTAGAAGTAAATGTATTGGGGACTCTAAACTAATTATCACTGGATAGGTTGGattatgtatgattttattttcttctatatattcttttatttttaagttcttacAATGTACAGGTATTTTCTATTCaggaaaaatattcaaacaatTGTGCACAAAACTATTATTTATTCATCGTTTTTCTTGTACATGGAATCAAGTTTTACTGTTGGAAACACTTCAAAATATATGTTagcaaagtgaaaaaaataaattctcaaataATTTCAATATCCAGAGATAATCACTGTAAAGATTTTTGTGTATGCTCTTCTAGACACTTTCACTGGTATATTTTCTTGTACAAAATGTAATCATACTGCATTTTAACCTATTTCTTTCTTACACTTAGCAATAAATTGTGAACAACTTTCTATGTCAGTAACTGTGCAGCtatgtaataattttaatatataatttatttactccATCTCCTATGGGTGAGCATTAAGTTCCTTCCAATTTTCTTGTATTATAAAAACTTCTGTGATCAGCACATACTTTATGTAAGGTGTGAAGAACAGAAACTGTGTCATTCTACATGGTGTCCCTGTACATATTTGTGTGCAGATGTGTTTGCATATTACTTAAGATAAATTTCTAAAAGGAGAGTTGCTGAGCCAAACAAGACCATGTGCATCATAATCACAGCAAAAAAATTACAAGCAATCATATGTCTAACGGTTGGGGTGGTTAGAAAATTGTATTGTAACTATCtaatggaatactgtgcagtcatTTAAATTTATACCATGGAAGAATATTTACTGAAATGGGAATATGTTCATAAGGTATCACCAGTGAGAGAAATAGGTCAcgaaaatatgtataatattcaTGTTttgtagaaggaaaactaaatgCCTTCAGGAAAATAACTAGAAGATATACACTAAAATGTTAGTAGTAAAAGTcccaaaaagaaaatggataaatcatAGTATGtttcacataaaatattatatagtcATCATATGAATGTTCTACAGCTACACACAATGTGGGTAGATTTTACTTCTAGAATATTAAGATATCATGTCTCAAAAGACTACATATAATAGGATATCCTTTTTGTATTATTCAAAAACAAGTAAAACTAAGCACTATATTATTTAGGGCTACATACACACAGcatacaaataatttattaaaaagcaaaaaataatttaaaaattgaagataATGGTCACTGGGGTTGAGGAAAGAGGGTCAGAATATGGGAGGACTATAAATGAATTCATATTATGGTTAATATTCTAGTACTCATGTGTTGGGTAGTGGTTGGTGTCATTATGTATTTGAAATCCCATTAttgattatttaataattttatgattattattaacattaaataaaaaggcaagttaatgggtaaaaataaaagagggccTTGCATGAATCAATGAGACAGTGTGCACAATCTAAGGATTATTAATCCCTTTCTGTACATttgtctttcattattttttaaagtaatttatctGTGGGTAGTAAGACTACAtgggatttttattcttttggttctttgttcttgaaattttctattttgaacatgcattattttcaaaattaaaatatatttaaactttatGTTAATGTGTTTTTATTGACATAGGGAAatagaatattatatttattgaaaaacgAGCTCAAAATTACATAGTGCATGATCcaaaatatgttgaaaaataCATAATAGGGAGTGAAAAGTGTTGATATGTTAACAATAATTGCTTCTGCGTAGTCAGATTTCAAATCACTTTTTTTATGTttccatatatacacatacataggtatatatgtatattccatatatacacatatgtatgtatatatgtatattccatatatatacctatatatgtgtatatatatgtgtgtgtgtgttttatagggtgggcttattttttattataaaagtaatacatgtttattgtaaaaagtaaaaaaaaagcagtagtgtataaagtaaaaagtgaaaatatcctCCTAATCCTATCTCCCAGAGATAGCCATGATTCTTTGTTTTGTTAACTTcctcatacttttttttatttacttgaatgtattctcatttgttttagaaaatgaaaaaacataacAGGGGGTGAAAAGTGttgatatgttattattattgacattaaatgttatattattgtaacataataaaatataataatataatatcataattatattattaacataaaattaacatcCTATACATATATTCTACAACTTGCTTTTGTCCTGCTCAGTAGaaagtcattttataaaacaGCTACAGAAAATTTCAGAGTAGGGAGTACTATATTATTTATTCAGGTCTTTCCACATTAGATCTTTAGGTTAACAGTTTGTTGCTATTATAGATAATGCTATATAAAGcatctttacaattttttattcAATTCTTTCCACATGATAGATCTTTTGGTTGTTAACAGTTTGTTACTAATATAGATAATGCAATATAAAGCATCTTTACAATTTTTTGCACTTTTACAATGATTTTAAAGAGCTGGTACCTGAGAAATATAATTTCTGGATGAACATGTTTGAGCTAAATTGCCCTCCTGGCATGCTGAAtgctgttatttttgactttcgTCAATATTTTGGATGGAAAATCTAATCTCattcctttaaattatttttctctaataatttGTAAAGTTAAGCAACTTTTCATACATTTActagctatttttatttcttctgtaagAGATTGTTTGTTTGTATCATTTACCTATTCTTTTGTTGTGTCATGtgtcttgttttattattaatttgtagaTCTCTGGATATTAGAGTTGATATCCTTTTGTCTGGTGTATATTGCAAATGTTTatcaatttgtcttttaaatttatttatggtGCTATTTACcataaaaaagatttaattatGTAAATAGACAAACATTTCAACCTTTTatagtttcttgtttttgtttcatacTTAGGTAGGCTTCTGCACTcccaagattataaaaatattctcccaCATATTCTTCtaatcaaaaaatatattttttgagatatggtGTCTCTGTGTTATCCtcattggtcttgaactcttgggccaaagagatcttcttgcctcagcctcctgagtagctgggactacaggtgtgggccagtGTGCCTGGTTCTTCCAATATTTTGTACATTCTTATTGCTTAGTACTCTATCTAGGATTggcttttgttttataaatgtgtatatggTAGAAAGTAGGAATCTAAgcttagttttagtttttttcagaACAGAGAGTCAGTTTTTTCAACTTATTTACTCAATTGAATTATTTCCCTACTGATTTGGAATTCTCTTTTTATCATGAACTCTTTgggtatatttttatgtttcttttctgttcaaCTGATAATATTTCTCTAGTACTGAGCTAGTACCTCACTGCTTTAATTACTGTAGCATTATGTTTTGACGTATGATGGGACTGCTCCCCCtacattattctttctttcagaatttttcacTATTCTTGTGCATCCTATTTTtctagattaattttaaaatcaactcaTCAATGTCCATAAAAAAATTAATCCCTTGGAAATGCTTCAGACCTTTTGAGTAACATGTCAAGAACTGCCATCTTTATGATAGTGAGTTTTGCATCTAGTAACAAGGTATCTGtctcaatttatttaatttactgtAGTCTCCATTTAGATATTAAAACAATTGTTGGGCTTATTTGttagtttatagttttaattcCTCTTACATGAAtgatattgcattttaaaaattccttatcATTAGTGCATAGAAAAgctatttaatatttatcttatatcCAGGTATCATATTGAACTCTATTCCTAGCTCTAACAGTAGTTTTTATTTTCGTTTGATTATCTTGATTTCTTAGGTACACAATCCTGccatttgtaaataataaaacatttatctttttcttgctaatgtttgtatgtattttttttcttttagcacattGGTAAATACTTTATAACTTCCAGGACAATGCAGATTGATGTTGATTAATAAAGAGCAGGCAACCTTCTGTTTTTGGCTCTAATAGAAATGCCtctttgtttaaatattataattgcCATTGTTTCAGATAAATACCCCTTTTCAAGTTGTGGAAATGCCCTTCTGTTCTTGATTGACATATGATTTTATCAGGGATGGATATAGAATGTTATCAAGATGGCTTTTCTGGCATCTGACAAGCTGATATCAAGGTGATGGTATCGTTATTCTCTTTAATGCATCAGTGTAGTTAATTACCTAATGTTGAGCTATTCTTCGATTCCTGGAATAAAACTGATTTGGTAGTGGCATTTTGgtatgtcattattttatttaggatatAAAACTCTATATTAACAAATGCCTATAGAAGTGCCCTATTACCTCTTTCACATCATGACACCCTGGGGTAAATAGACAAGATTGCTCAGGGCAGAGGCAACTTGGCTTCCCAGGATCTGCCTGGTTGACCCAAGGCCTTAGGAGATAAAGATTACAGTACACATGCAAGCCATTCACAGGACACCAGTGTGCCAAGGTACACTTGTTGGGAAactcttatttattgttttcctttctgtggtACCCCTTTTCTGATTTGATATTAGGATTATgatatttttgtgaataaagcttttttctttttccacaatgTAAATAATTTAGACACAAGCTGCTCCTTAAGCGATTGGTAACACTCACCCGTATAACTGTTTTGTCCTAGTGCATGCTTGGGGCCTAGAAATTTAAATCTTTCAATTTCTTGTATGATTATTTTATCCAAGATTTCCTCCTATTCTGGAGTCAATCTTGTCGAAACTGTCCATTTCATCTGGATTTTCAAATGCGTTCATTGGAAATTACACATAGTATTTCCTGATGtgccttaatttgcatatatgtggctatatgcttttttattttctctggtaGGACTTTCCAtagatttgtatattttattttcagttatctAGTTTTTTGGAAAATCAAGtgttttcaaatatcactttctgcTTTTGTAAATTCCTTCTTTTTACATTCTTTAGTTCTGTTTGATCTCTTTCTAGATTCTCTAGGTAATGCTTAGtttacttttaattctttcttttctgtttattgcaTTTAAGTTAGAAAATTTCCTCTAAACACATGTTTGATTGTAGCCTATAGTTTTCAgcattttcatgtttgtttgtttgttttgtcaccTCATATTCAGTTAAAGCTTTGTTTTCCTGTTTAATCCAAGAGTTATTTGGAAGTGTATGTATTTCAATGTGGTTAGGTTTTAGTTGATGTTTTGcttcctgtttcatttttcccTTAATTACTACTTGTTATCTCATGGATGGAGAATGTTTCTTGCATGAGTTATACCTcttggaatattttctttgtattctatatgaaataaattttttataaatattccaTGAACAATTGGAGAAAATCTATATTTTTTGTTGGGGTAAATATTATATCATGCTTCTACAAGTTAAGTCAAATTAGTTCATTgttattcaaattttctatttttgtctgatttatctaaattttctaataaaatatataaaacatctcACTTAATTGTTTTATTACAGTCTcctatttctaacttttttggCTTGACATATTTGAAATTGCTTTTAAGGATATTGTTTTATGATTATCTTATTGGATTGTATTAGTTCACAATGTATATTAATTCAAAAAGATACCTTCCTTGACTCATTTAATGATTTTTGTCTTGACTCTTCTATGCTACCtctactttatttttgttatcatttGCCTATTATATTCATACCagtatttt
The sequence above is drawn from the Theropithecus gelada isolate Dixy chromosome X, Tgel_1.0, whole genome shotgun sequence genome and encodes:
- the CDR1 gene encoding LOW QUALITY PROTEIN: cerebellar degeneration-related antigen 1 (The sequence of the model RefSeq protein was modified relative to this genomic sequence to represent the inferred CDS: deleted 1 base in 1 codon), with product MAWLEDMDFLEDVPLLEDVPFLEDVPFLEDVPLLEDVPLLEDTGRLEDINLMEDMALLEDMDLLEDTDFLEDLDFSEAMDLREDKDFLEDVDSLEDMALLEDVDLLEDTDFPEDVDFLEAMDLREDKDFLEDMDSLEDLEAIGRRGFSGRHGFFGRCRFSGRPELSGRPGLLGRRRFSGRLGGYGRLGGYWKTWIFWKTWIFRKTWIFRKTYIGWKTWIFSGRRGLTGRPGFGGRHRFFWKTLTDWKTWISFWKTLIDWKI